A genomic segment from Cyanobium sp. NIES-981 encodes:
- a CDS encoding major capsid protein produces the protein MGLTLLEAAKYEKRVERLAVLKTFSEGELLRRLPFRNLIGGSLSFPAEVKLPRVGFRAVNEGYRQSYGVIHNDSEFVHLFGGDLDVDRSIVDLQGPEARAAQTEMKVRSMRLTLEAAIINGDDTFDPRAFNGLSKRLVPGEAQTIDNGGGTLNLLAVEALIDSVVSYGGDKVLIGSKAARRQLSTASRQAGGDLYEVIDGRHFFEGVEFLLVEDDAEGHPVLGYDEPGDTTSLYCCVLGDAAVCGLQGPFEGRYGIAVRDFGEVHDAPVFRTRIDWYVGFAVCDRKAAARLYNVAPMPLATP, from the coding sequence ATGGGCCTCACCCTGCTGGAGGCGGCCAAGTACGAGAAACGGGTTGAGCGCCTGGCCGTGCTCAAGACCTTCTCGGAGGGCGAGCTGCTGCGCCGCCTGCCGTTCCGCAACCTGATCGGCGGCTCCCTCTCTTTCCCCGCCGAGGTGAAGCTGCCCCGGGTGGGCTTTCGGGCGGTGAACGAGGGCTACCGCCAGAGCTATGGCGTGATCCACAACGACAGCGAGTTCGTGCACCTGTTCGGGGGCGATCTGGATGTGGACCGCTCGATCGTGGATCTGCAGGGCCCCGAGGCCCGCGCCGCCCAGACCGAGATGAAGGTGCGCTCGATGCGGCTGACGCTTGAGGCGGCGATCATCAATGGCGATGACACCTTCGATCCGCGGGCCTTCAACGGGCTGAGCAAACGGCTGGTGCCGGGGGAGGCCCAGACGATCGACAACGGCGGCGGCACCCTCAACCTGCTGGCGGTGGAGGCGTTGATCGACAGCGTGGTGAGCTACGGCGGCGACAAGGTGCTGATCGGCAGCAAGGCCGCCCGCCGCCAGCTCAGCACCGCCTCGCGCCAGGCCGGCGGCGATCTCTACGAGGTGATCGACGGGCGGCATTTCTTCGAGGGGGTGGAGTTCCTGCTGGTGGAGGACGACGCCGAGGGCCATCCGGTGCTCGGTTACGACGAACCCGGCGACACCACCTCGCTGTACTGCTGCGTGCTGGGGGATGCGGCGGTCTGCGGTCTGCAGGGCCCCTTCGAGGGGCGGTATGGGATCGCGGTGCGGGACTTCGGGGAGGTGCATGACGCCCCGGTGTTCCGCACCCGCATCGACTGGTACGTGGGCTTCGCGGTGTGTGACCGCAAGGCGGCGGCCCGGCTGTACAACGTCGCGCCCATGCCGCTGGCCACCCCCTGA
- a CDS encoding dioxygenase produces the protein MTTSASVLFLAHGSPMFALQPGAAGAALAEFATTLQRPQAVLVISPHWETKVATVSTASQLTTIHDFGGFDPALYAIQYPASGSPEGAQEVVAGLSAAGLPVTTDAERGLDHGAWVPLRYLFPAADVPVVPLSIQHQGGPDHAFRVGQALAPLTERGWLIVASGNITHNLRDWQQASRGFGVDVSYAQRFSDWVDAQLSGGQVEALLHYRDCQPDAEQAQPRDEQLLPLFTALGAAGPEARARAIHRGIRDHVIAMDSYAFERAA, from the coding sequence GTGACCACCTCTGCCTCGGTGTTGTTCCTGGCCCATGGCTCACCGATGTTTGCCCTGCAGCCCGGTGCCGCCGGGGCGGCCCTTGCCGAGTTCGCCACGACCCTGCAGCGGCCCCAGGCGGTGCTGGTGATCAGTCCCCACTGGGAGACGAAGGTGGCCACGGTGAGCACGGCCAGCCAGCTGACGACCATCCACGACTTCGGGGGCTTTGATCCGGCCCTCTACGCAATCCAGTACCCCGCCAGCGGCAGCCCCGAAGGGGCGCAGGAAGTCGTTGCTGGACTGTCGGCCGCTGGCTTGCCCGTAACCACCGACGCCGAGCGCGGACTGGACCATGGGGCCTGGGTGCCGTTGCGCTACCTGTTCCCCGCGGCGGATGTGCCCGTGGTGCCGCTGTCGATCCAGCACCAGGGCGGGCCGGACCATGCCTTCCGCGTGGGCCAGGCGCTGGCGCCGCTGACCGAGAGGGGCTGGCTGATCGTGGCCTCCGGCAACATCACCCACAACCTGCGCGACTGGCAGCAGGCCAGCCGCGGTTTTGGCGTGGATGTCAGCTACGCCCAGCGCTTCTCCGACTGGGTCGACGCGCAGTTGAGCGGTGGCCAGGTGGAGGCGCTGCTGCACTACCGCGACTGCCAGCCCGATGCTGAGCAGGCCCAGCCCCGCGACGAGCAACTGCTGCCGTTGTTCACCGCCCTCGGGGCCGCCGGCCCTGAGGCCCGTGCCAGGGCGATTCATCGCGGCATCCGCGATCACGTGATCGCCATGGACAGCTACGCCTTCGAGCGGGCTGCCTAA
- a CDS encoding EamA family transporter, giving the protein MSLQRRGQLAGLAAAVLFGCSAPLISTLTGQGSAVSIAALLYAGAAMALLLLRLVLGGSQSEAPVQASDWPALAGLTVLGGMVGPVALVLGLARLPAASSSLLLNLETPFTLAIAVLVGREHLGRRGITAAALTTAGAVVLSGGSLHGVNGPGALLIAAATLAWGIDNNLSQRLSLRNPIQIATLKAAGASLPMLGLALLLGERFPPMPTTLGLLVIGALGYGISIWLDLLALRGLGAAREALIFATAPFVGALFALVVLREALTTQLAVAAGLMAGGVALLLNEQHSHWHRHEPLEHSHRHRHDPSNSDPHHDHPHTEDDLRGMPDDQPFWHAHGHQHTDTAHAHPHVSDAHHRHRH; this is encoded by the coding sequence ATGTCCCTGCAGCGCCGCGGTCAACTCGCCGGACTCGCCGCAGCGGTGCTGTTCGGTTGCAGCGCCCCCCTGATCAGCACCCTCACAGGCCAGGGCTCGGCCGTGAGCATCGCGGCCCTGCTCTATGCCGGGGCGGCCATGGCCTTGCTGCTGCTGCGGCTGGTGCTGGGCGGCTCCCAGTCGGAAGCGCCGGTGCAAGCCAGTGATTGGCCGGCTCTGGCCGGGCTCACCGTGCTCGGGGGCATGGTGGGCCCGGTGGCGCTGGTGCTGGGTCTGGCTCGTCTGCCGGCAGCCTCCAGTTCGCTGTTGCTCAATCTGGAAACACCGTTCACGCTCGCGATCGCGGTGCTTGTGGGCCGAGAGCACCTGGGACGTCGCGGCATCACGGCAGCGGCTCTCACCACTGCCGGAGCCGTGGTGCTCTCCGGAGGTTCCCTCCATGGTGTCAACGGCCCAGGGGCTCTGCTGATCGCGGCGGCAACCCTGGCCTGGGGGATCGACAACAACCTCAGCCAGCGCCTCAGCCTGCGCAACCCGATTCAGATCGCCACCCTCAAGGCCGCTGGAGCTTCCCTGCCCATGCTGGGCCTGGCCCTGCTGCTGGGGGAACGCTTTCCACCAATGCCAACGACTCTGGGGTTGCTCGTCATCGGCGCCCTTGGCTATGGCATCTCGATCTGGCTCGATCTGCTGGCGCTGCGGGGTCTGGGTGCCGCTCGGGAAGCCCTGATCTTTGCCACGGCCCCGTTCGTGGGGGCCTTGTTTGCGCTAGTGGTGCTGAGAGAAGCCCTCACCACCCAGCTCGCCGTGGCGGCAGGCCTGATGGCAGGCGGGGTAGCCCTGCTGTTGAACGAGCAGCACAGCCACTGGCATCGCCACGAGCCTCTGGAGCACTCCCACCGCCATCGCCACGACCCCAGCAACAGCGATCCCCATCACGACCATCCCCATACAGAAGACGACCTCAGGGGAATGCCCGACGATCAACCCTTCTGGCATGCCCACGGCCATCAGCACACGGACACAGCCCATGCTCACCCCCATGTGAGCGACGCCCATCACCGCCATCGGCACTAA
- a CDS encoding IS110 family transposase — MSAAPAPAPETSTGPDVVIGVDTHKLIHMAVALSANGGWLGSLKLDAKRSGYEELIHWSAEFGRSPVFAVEGTGCYGAGLCRALQLAGLEVVEVNRPDRSTRHRRGKVDTIDAEAAARSFIAGQSTVIPKAGNDLVEMIRMLKVVKDSASGNRTAALNQLHAIVVTAPAALRERLQRLKGKKLVECCIGLRSGEISTPLAAAKMALRALARRIQQLDQELKETLAQLDQLTTQHCPELRNTYGIGVDISATLVVAVGDNQERLKSEASFAALCGVNPLPASSGKVVRHRLNRSGNRQANCALHRIVICRMQRHQQTRDYVERRTAEGRTIREIIRCLKRFVAREVFGILRGGPTVRTAAA, encoded by the coding sequence ATGAGCGCAGCGCCGGCACCTGCCCCCGAGACCAGCACTGGCCCCGACGTCGTGATCGGCGTCGATACCCACAAGCTCATTCACATGGCAGTGGCCCTCAGCGCCAATGGCGGCTGGTTGGGCAGCCTCAAGCTGGATGCCAAGCGCAGTGGTTACGAGGAGCTGATCCATTGGTCTGCTGAGTTCGGCCGCAGTCCGGTGTTCGCAGTGGAGGGCACCGGTTGCTACGGGGCCGGTCTCTGCCGAGCCCTGCAATTGGCAGGGCTTGAGGTGGTGGAAGTGAACCGGCCGGATCGTTCCACTCGGCACCGGCGAGGTAAGGTCGACACCATCGACGCGGAGGCAGCTGCCCGCTCCTTCATTGCCGGCCAATCGACCGTCATTCCCAAGGCAGGCAATGACCTGGTGGAGATGATCCGCATGCTCAAGGTGGTCAAGGATTCGGCCTCTGGCAACCGCACGGCAGCCCTCAATCAGTTGCACGCGATTGTGGTGACTGCACCGGCAGCGCTGCGGGAGAGGCTGCAGCGGCTCAAGGGCAAGAAGCTGGTGGAATGCTGCATTGGCCTGCGCTCTGGAGAGATCAGCACGCCGCTGGCGGCAGCCAAGATGGCCCTGCGCGCTCTCGCCCGCCGCATCCAGCAGCTGGATCAGGAACTCAAGGAGACCCTGGCGCAGCTGGATCAGTTGACCACGCAGCACTGCCCGGAGCTGCGCAACACCTACGGCATCGGTGTGGACATCTCCGCCACCCTGGTTGTTGCGGTGGGCGACAACCAGGAACGGCTGAAATCGGAGGCCTCGTTCGCCGCACTGTGCGGCGTCAATCCCCTGCCGGCCAGCTCCGGCAAGGTGGTGCGACACCGGCTGAATCGCAGCGGCAACCGCCAGGCCAACTGTGCCTTGCACCGCATCGTCATCTGCCGGATGCAGCGGCACCAGCAGACCAGGGACTATGTCGAGCGCCGCACCGCAGAGGGCCGCACGATCAGGGAGATCATCCGCTGCCTCAAGCGCTTTGTAGCCCGCGAGGTGTTTGGCATCCTGCGTGGAGGTCCTACCGTTCGCACGGCAGCGGCCTGA
- a CDS encoding type II toxin-antitoxin system PemK/MazF family toxin, whose product MLSRYDIVLVAFPFTDGPAAKPRPALVITTSERHGDVLLAFISSNVSGPPDRDELDIPADHPGFSDTGLKVSSRLRLSRMTTLAMPLVKRRIGVLPVALQTGCQQLLQRVICGQG is encoded by the coding sequence ATGCTGAGCCGCTACGACATCGTGCTGGTCGCCTTCCCCTTCACCGATGGGCCAGCGGCCAAGCCCCGGCCGGCCTTGGTGATCACCACCAGTGAGCGCCATGGGGATGTGCTGCTGGCCTTCATCAGCTCCAATGTCAGCGGGCCCCCGGACCGCGATGAGCTCGATATCCCTGCCGACCATCCAGGCTTCTCAGATACTGGCCTGAAAGTGAGTTCGAGGCTGAGGCTCAGCCGCATGACAACCCTGGCGATGCCACTGGTGAAACGGCGCATCGGGGTGCTGCCGGTGGCCTTGCAGACGGGGTGCCAGCAGCTGCTGCAGCGAGTGATCTGCGGCCAAGGCTGA
- the rppA gene encoding two-component system response regulator RppA, whose product MRILLVEDEADLAGAIQAVLQQQGHVVDHCGDGLEGWTLLGAQLARYDLAILDWMLPALSGVELCRRARSAGYELPVLLLTARSDTADRVEGLDAGADDYLSKPFAMEELLARIRALQRRQPAYREPLMEVGCFRLDPAKAELLVRTPGGEVAVELSAKEQQLMAYFMEHPGQIIPGSRLRHQLWDLHQDPVSNVVAAQVRLLRRKLATHGLPSPIETVPSKGYRFQPQLDRPA is encoded by the coding sequence CTGCGGATCCTGCTGGTGGAAGACGAGGCGGATCTGGCCGGCGCGATTCAGGCGGTGTTGCAGCAGCAAGGCCATGTGGTGGATCACTGCGGCGATGGCCTCGAGGGCTGGACCCTGTTGGGCGCCCAGCTGGCTCGCTACGACCTGGCCATCCTGGATTGGATGCTGCCGGCCTTGAGCGGTGTGGAGCTCTGCCGCCGGGCCCGCTCGGCCGGCTACGAGTTACCGGTTCTGTTGCTGACCGCTCGCAGCGACACGGCCGATCGAGTGGAGGGACTCGATGCCGGTGCCGACGACTACCTCAGCAAACCCTTTGCGATGGAGGAATTGCTGGCCCGGATCCGGGCCCTGCAGCGCCGTCAGCCTGCCTACCGGGAACCGCTGATGGAGGTGGGCTGCTTTCGCCTCGATCCGGCCAAGGCTGAGTTGCTGGTGCGCACGCCAGGCGGGGAGGTGGCCGTCGAGCTGTCGGCCAAGGAGCAGCAGTTGATGGCCTATTTCATGGAACATCCCGGCCAGATCATTCCCGGCTCGCGGCTGCGCCATCAGCTCTGGGATCTGCACCAGGACCCGGTGAGCAATGTGGTGGCGGCCCAGGTGCGGTTGCTGCGGCGCAAGCTGGCGACCCATGGCCTGCCGTCACCGATCGAAACGGTGCCCAGCAAGGGCTATCGCTTCCAGCCTCAGCTCGATCGGCCGGCATGA
- a CDS encoding efflux RND transporter periplasmic adaptor subunit — protein sequence MSSSLQAITARLREPRALLPIAIAGSLLLGIAVGRHSGGPAPSTPKASTEATAARNTISLSAEQLRRSGLRIIRPEASTGTERPISGFVEAAVGARSSVGMPVAGRIVHLLVAPGTTVRSGEVIAKVQSPEAAVVRADADAAQATAQSLAYQYRLAAPMAKQGALSAQELESRRIASVTAASTARAATAKAMAMGEPDAMGRLPIRSPISGQIAAVKASPGAVLQAGDEVAQISDARGSELRFLVSPVLAANLEPGQLLRVKAGARDLRARVLAVAPDSGSGNRVSVVRAQTVDAPMPPAGTAVTAFVMVSASEQRFTVPADAVQVVNGSPTVFRYQRGVVEPVPVVVGQQSADRVVILQGVRAGDSLVAGPTQMLR from the coding sequence ATGAGCTCAAGCCTCCAGGCCATCACCGCTCGGTTGCGCGAGCCCCGCGCCCTCTTGCCCATCGCGATCGCCGGGTCGCTGCTGCTGGGGATCGCCGTGGGCCGCCACAGCGGTGGGCCTGCCCCATCCACGCCCAAGGCGAGCACAGAAGCAACCGCCGCCCGCAACACGATCAGCCTGAGCGCGGAGCAACTGCGGCGCTCGGGTCTCCGCATCATTCGCCCGGAAGCCAGCACCGGCACGGAACGGCCGATCTCAGGCTTTGTGGAAGCGGCCGTTGGCGCACGCTCCAGCGTGGGCATGCCCGTGGCTGGCCGCATCGTGCACCTGCTGGTGGCCCCGGGCACCACCGTGCGCAGCGGCGAGGTGATCGCCAAGGTGCAGAGCCCGGAAGCCGCCGTGGTGCGTGCCGACGCCGACGCCGCCCAGGCCACGGCGCAATCGCTGGCTTACCAGTACCGGCTCGCTGCCCCGATGGCCAAGCAAGGCGCCCTCTCGGCGCAGGAGCTGGAAAGCCGGCGGATTGCCAGCGTGACCGCGGCCAGCACCGCGCGGGCAGCAACGGCCAAGGCCATGGCGATGGGAGAGCCCGACGCCATGGGGCGTCTGCCCATCAGAAGTCCGATCAGCGGACAGATCGCCGCCGTCAAGGCATCCCCTGGTGCTGTGCTGCAGGCGGGAGATGAGGTGGCCCAGATTAGCGATGCGCGGGGTAGTGAATTGCGCTTCCTGGTTTCTCCTGTGCTGGCCGCCAATCTGGAACCCGGCCAGCTGCTGCGGGTGAAGGCCGGTGCCAGGGATCTGCGAGCCCGGGTGCTGGCGGTGGCACCAGACAGCGGCAGCGGCAATCGGGTGAGCGTCGTGCGCGCTCAGACCGTCGACGCACCGATGCCGCCTGCCGGTACGGCGGTGACGGCCTTTGTGATGGTGTCCGCCTCCGAGCAGCGATTCACGGTGCCCGCCGATGCCGTCCAGGTGGTGAACGGCTCACCGACGGTGTTTCGCTACCAACGTGGTGTAGTGGAGCCTGTGCCCGTTGTGGTGGGGCAACAGTCGGCCGATCGGGTGGTGATCCTCCAGGGCGTGCGCGCTGGAGACAGCTTGGTGGCTGGACCCACGCAGATGCTCCGTTGA
- a CDS encoding efflux RND transporter permease subunit → MLERLLNATLRFSIARRWLIVAAAVVVSLWGLLAVSQIPLDVFPPFAPPQVDVQTSADGLSPEEVETRITLPIESAVNGIPGVETVRSSSKAGLSMVQVVFHQNADIYRARQSVAERLQQVSTQLPANAAAPELSPLVSPLGTILQVAFTAAGDGATSLMDLQQLVLRSYRQAILAVPGVAQVTIYGGDEQQFQVLIDPHELQVQNVSLQAVMEGVSNAMATSPGGFLIAGGQERLIRPMGQIEHLSDLAEAAVRNEQGQPVLLSTLAEVKRDAALKRGDASFNGKPAVVLMVTKQPDVDTPTVTGAVERRLAELNRTLPADVQTHVTFRQSNFIDSAIRNVSESLLQGVVIVSVVIVLFLMNWRAAVISLSAIPLSLLIGLMLMKALGLGINTMTLGGLVVAIGSVVDDSIVDMENCYRGLRRNQASSTPKSSLQVVFDTSVEVRQPVLFSTVIIAVVFAPIFSLTGVEGRIFAPMGLAYLLCIGASTLVAVTLSPALCAILLAPVQLPEENTWIANQAQRLYRPVLDLALASPQRVLAMALALVIATTLILPALGRVFLPEFREKSLVNSMVLYPGVSLEMTNRAGLALTRSLQNNPLFEWVQVRTGRAPGDADGAGVNLAHVDVELSDRAMANRPAAIAELRQAFQKLPGVASNIGGFISHRMDEVLSGVRSAIAIKIYGTDLGELRRIGEAVETAIKPINGVVDLQLEPQLPIPQVQIHYDRPLASALGLSIEELSQAVEIALNGKVVGHVVEAGVRSDVLVQLQPDARASLEAIRSVPVAFSNGMTVPLGSVAWIDEGLGSNVVNREDVSRMIVVSANVSGRPLGTVVKDIQRTIAREVPLPQGYTIRYGGQFESEERATASLIFYSAVAAVVISVLMVISVKSLPATVAIMLNLPLALIGGVVAVLLTGGVLSIASLIGFITLFGIAVRNGLLLVDNYNRRHADGQPLSEVIREGSLERLNAILMTALSSALGALPLALAFGAGNEILQPLAVVVLGGLITSTALTLLVLPALYVRFGRWLLPPIHTSMPSLALSQP, encoded by the coding sequence ATGCTTGAGCGGCTGCTCAACGCCACGCTGCGGTTTTCGATCGCTCGCCGCTGGCTGATCGTGGCCGCTGCAGTCGTGGTCAGCCTGTGGGGCCTGCTGGCCGTGAGCCAGATTCCGCTGGATGTGTTTCCGCCCTTTGCGCCGCCGCAGGTGGATGTGCAGACCAGCGCCGATGGCCTCTCGCCCGAGGAGGTGGAAACCCGGATCACCCTGCCGATCGAGTCGGCCGTGAACGGCATCCCCGGGGTGGAGACGGTGCGCTCCTCCTCCAAGGCGGGCCTGTCGATGGTGCAGGTGGTGTTCCACCAGAACGCCGACATCTACCGCGCTCGCCAGTCGGTGGCGGAGCGGTTGCAGCAGGTGAGCACCCAGCTTCCCGCCAATGCCGCCGCACCGGAGCTGTCGCCGCTTGTGTCACCGCTCGGCACGATCCTGCAGGTGGCCTTCACGGCGGCAGGCGATGGCGCCACATCCTTGATGGATCTGCAGCAGCTGGTGCTGCGCTCCTATCGCCAGGCCATCCTGGCGGTCCCTGGTGTGGCCCAGGTGACGATCTACGGCGGGGATGAGCAGCAGTTTCAGGTGCTGATCGACCCCCACGAACTGCAGGTGCAGAACGTCTCGCTCCAAGCGGTGATGGAGGGGGTCTCCAATGCCATGGCCACCAGCCCCGGAGGCTTCCTGATTGCCGGCGGCCAGGAGCGGCTGATCCGCCCGATGGGGCAGATCGAGCACCTCAGCGACCTGGCGGAGGCGGCGGTGCGCAACGAGCAGGGGCAACCGGTGCTGCTTTCCACCCTGGCGGAGGTCAAACGTGACGCAGCGCTCAAACGGGGTGACGCCAGCTTCAACGGCAAGCCCGCCGTCGTGCTGATGGTGACCAAGCAGCCCGACGTGGACACACCCACCGTGACCGGCGCGGTGGAGCGACGCCTGGCCGAACTGAACCGAACCCTGCCGGCGGATGTGCAGACCCACGTCACATTCCGGCAGAGCAACTTCATCGACAGCGCTATCCGCAATGTGAGCGAGTCGCTGCTGCAGGGGGTGGTGATCGTCTCGGTGGTGATCGTGCTGTTCCTGATGAACTGGCGCGCTGCCGTGATCAGCCTCAGCGCCATTCCGCTTTCGCTGCTGATCGGCCTGATGCTGATGAAGGCCCTGGGTCTCGGCATCAACACCATGACCCTGGGCGGGCTGGTGGTGGCGATCGGTTCGGTGGTCGATGACTCGATCGTCGACATGGAGAACTGCTACCGGGGCCTGCGCCGCAACCAGGCGAGCAGCACGCCCAAATCATCGCTGCAAGTGGTGTTTGACACCTCGGTGGAGGTGCGCCAGCCCGTGCTGTTCTCCACCGTGATCATTGCGGTGGTGTTCGCGCCGATCTTCTCGCTCACCGGCGTGGAAGGACGGATCTTTGCGCCCATGGGCCTGGCCTACCTGCTCTGCATCGGCGCCTCCACCCTGGTAGCGGTGACTCTGTCACCTGCCCTCTGCGCCATCCTGCTGGCGCCGGTTCAGCTGCCCGAGGAGAACACCTGGATCGCCAACCAAGCCCAGCGCCTCTATCGCCCTGTGCTGGATCTGGCCCTGGCCTCCCCGCAGCGGGTGCTGGCCATGGCCCTGGCTCTGGTGATCGCCACCACCCTCATCCTGCCGGCACTGGGGCGGGTGTTTCTGCCCGAGTTCCGTGAAAAGTCGCTGGTGAATTCGATGGTGCTCTACCCAGGGGTGTCACTCGAGATGACCAATCGGGCCGGCCTGGCCCTGACCCGTTCGCTGCAGAACAACCCTCTGTTCGAGTGGGTGCAGGTGCGCACCGGCCGCGCGCCTGGTGATGCCGATGGTGCGGGTGTGAACCTGGCCCATGTGGATGTGGAACTCAGTGATCGGGCGATGGCCAACCGCCCAGCCGCCATTGCTGAACTGCGGCAGGCGTTTCAGAAGCTGCCGGGCGTGGCTTCCAACATCGGCGGCTTCATCTCCCACCGCATGGATGAGGTGCTCTCCGGGGTCCGCAGTGCCATCGCGATCAAGATCTACGGCACCGATCTGGGCGAGCTGCGCCGCATCGGCGAGGCCGTGGAGACAGCGATCAAGCCGATCAACGGAGTGGTGGATCTGCAGCTGGAGCCCCAACTGCCCATCCCCCAGGTCCAGATCCACTACGACCGCCCCCTGGCCTCGGCCCTGGGCCTCAGCATTGAAGAGCTGTCGCAGGCCGTGGAGATTGCCCTCAACGGCAAGGTGGTGGGCCACGTAGTGGAAGCCGGGGTGCGCAGCGATGTGCTGGTGCAGCTCCAGCCAGACGCGCGCGCAAGCCTGGAGGCGATCCGCTCGGTGCCGGTGGCCTTCTCCAATGGCATGACGGTGCCGCTGGGCAGCGTCGCCTGGATCGACGAAGGCCTGGGCTCCAACGTCGTCAACCGGGAGGACGTGTCCCGGATGATCGTGGTCTCCGCCAACGTCAGCGGCCGGCCGCTCGGCACAGTCGTCAAAGACATCCAGCGCACCATTGCCCGCGAGGTGCCACTGCCTCAGGGCTACACGATCCGCTACGGCGGCCAATTCGAATCAGAAGAACGGGCAACCGCGTCTCTGATCTTCTACAGCGCTGTTGCCGCAGTGGTGATCAGTGTGCTGATGGTGATCTCGGTGAAATCTCTGCCGGCCACGGTGGCGATCATGCTCAATCTGCCCCTGGCCCTGATTGGCGGTGTGGTGGCCGTGTTGCTCACGGGAGGAGTGCTATCAATCGCCTCGCTGATCGGCTTCATCACGCTGTTTGGCATCGCCGTGCGCAATGGGTTGTTGCTGGTGGACAACTACAACCGCCGCCATGCCGATGGGCAACCCCTGAGCGAGGTGATCCGTGAGGGAAGCCTGGAGCGCCTCAACGCCATCTTGATGACTGCGCTCTCGTCCGCGCTGGGTGCCTTGCCGTTGGCGCTGGCGTTCGGGGCCGGCAACGAAATCCTGCAGCCCCTGGCCGTTGTGGTGCTGGGCGGCCTGATCACCTCCACGGCGCTGACATTGCTGGTCCTACCCGCGCTGTATGTGCGCTTTGGCCGTTGGCTGTTGCCGCCGATCCACACCTCCATGCCTTCTCTCGCGCTGTCTCAGCCATGA
- a CDS encoding type II toxin-antitoxin system YhaV family toxin: protein MGTAAGSPAVINGWRLYAHPLFLDQLEALITEVESLRRKDPEGYGSKNPSKRLAAIARLMLQDIPQDPNRKEYQQGSTLGAEHRHWRRAKFFQQYRLFFRFHTRSRLIVLGWVNDTGTKRAYGSKTDAYRVFQSMLASGHPPDDWDELLQEATQAAGRLQQLTDRLP, encoded by the coding sequence GTGGGCACAGCGGCAGGATCGCCCGCGGTGATCAACGGGTGGAGGCTCTATGCGCACCCGTTGTTTCTCGATCAGCTGGAGGCGTTGATCACCGAGGTGGAGTCGCTGCGCCGCAAGGACCCCGAGGGGTATGGCAGCAAGAACCCCAGCAAGCGCCTGGCGGCCATCGCCCGCCTGATGCTCCAGGACATTCCCCAGGACCCCAACCGCAAGGAATACCAGCAAGGGTCCACCCTCGGGGCTGAACATCGCCACTGGCGACGGGCCAAGTTCTTTCAGCAGTACCGGTTGTTCTTCCGTTTTCACACGCGCTCACGGCTGATCGTGCTGGGCTGGGTGAACGACACCGGCACCAAGCGCGCCTACGGCAGCAAGACCGATGCCTACCGGGTGTTCCAGTCCATGCTGGCCAGCGGCCATCCGCCCGACGACTGGGACGAACTCCTGCAGGAGGCCACACAGGCCGCCGGGCGTTTGCAGCAGCTCACCGATCGGCTCCCTTGA
- a CDS encoding type II toxin-antitoxin system PrlF family antitoxin yields the protein MAGTSVSPPQEEVESALTDRYQTTVPQPVRRALGLRKRDRIRYAFRANGEVVLQRVSTEPAAEDPALAPFLALLERDIASHPERLQPIGAELVQRLQDLVGDIEVDLDEALPDDEPA from the coding sequence GTGGCCGGTACCTCCGTGAGCCCCCCCCAGGAGGAGGTGGAATCGGCGCTGACGGATCGCTATCAGACCACCGTGCCGCAACCCGTGCGGCGGGCCCTTGGGTTGCGCAAGCGCGACCGCATTCGCTACGCCTTCCGCGCCAACGGTGAGGTGGTGTTGCAGCGCGTCAGCACCGAACCAGCAGCAGAGGATCCGGCCCTGGCTCCCTTCCTCGCGCTCCTGGAGCGGGACATCGCCAGCCATCCCGAGCGGCTGCAGCCCATCGGCGCAGAGCTGGTTCAGCGCCTGCAGGATCTGGTGGGTGACATCGAGGTGGATCTCGATGAAGCACTGCCAGACGACGAGCCCGCCTGA